One Artemia franciscana chromosome 15, ASM3288406v1, whole genome shotgun sequence genomic window carries:
- the LOC136036569 gene encoding segmentation protein even-skipped-like, with the protein MIVTPIPCFYEPLWQHVQTAAVFNDFSLHSAYVLKMQPLFRPSSQQLAYENFQHLNQQRLNFHNFQSERLNSFSEDDLDRTATPDSNESTIDTYEASPIRTDENSNKHNEVKKEQSSGQHPSTSQNTASNLNEIPMRRYRTAFTREQLGRLEKEFLQENYVSRPRRCELAAQLGLQESTIKVWFQNRRMKDKRQRMAMAWPMTDPMFAAYLLQVAGCAYPYPPMGLTPQLPGPYQIPQAARLYGGIPLRPQPQPANPLLRSAPIMPCLDQSNSFLPSAFGAMSSFRYSDMKPEATSNRDQKEYIPTPPNSSASDRLPTTTSPTNSPYTNGVPFTEFTRSYPHFNQERSNSDLRSSPTVSPSPKNLSSNDKPKLFQPYKLGEEK; encoded by the exons ATGATTGTTACACCAATCCCATGTTTTTACGAGCCTTTGTGGCAACATGTTCAAACCGCTGCGGTATTCAATGATTTTAGTCTTCATTCCGCCTATGTCCTGAAAATGCAGCCCCTATTTAGACCTTCATCTCAGCAATTAGCTTACGAAAATTTTCAGCATTTGAATCAGCAGAGACTGAACTTTCATAATTTTCAAAGTGAGAGGTTAAACTCGTTTAGTGAAGACGACTTGGATCGAACCGCAACACCTGACAGCAATGAAAGTACAATTGATACGTACGAAGCTAGCCCTATACGAACAGACGAAAATTCTAATAAGCataatgaagtaaaaaaag AGCAATCTTCCGGTCAACATCCTTCCACTTCACAAAACACAGCTTCTAATTTAAACGAAATTCCTATGAGGAGGTACAGAACAGCATTCACTAGAGAGCAGCTTGGACGcttagaaaaagaatttttacaagaaaattatGTGTCAAGACCTAGGAGATGTGAATTAGCTGCTCAACTTGGCCTGCAGGAATCCACTATCAAG gtaTGGTTTCAAAATCGAAGGATGAAGGACAAGCGACAGAGAATGGCCATGGCTTGGCCTATGACAGATCCAATGTTTGCAGCTTATCTCCTTCAAGTAGCTGGATGCGCCTACCCTTACCCTCCTATGGGTCTAACTCCTCAATTGCCTGGACCTTATCAAATACCCCAAGCTGCCCGTCTGTACGGAGGAATCCCACTGCGTCCCCAACCACAACCTGCAAACCCTCTCTTAAGAAGTGCTCCGATCATGCCCTGCTTAGATCAGTCAAATTCATTTCTACCGTCAGCATTTGGCGCAATGTCCAGCTTTAGATATTCAGATATGAAGCCGGAGGCCACCTCTAACCGAGATCAGAAGGAGTACATCCCAACACCTCCAAACTCGTCAGCCTCTGATAGGCTACCGACCACTACATCACCTACGAATTCACCTTACACTAATGGTGTTCCATTTACGGAGTTCACAAGAAGTTATCCCCATTTTAATCAGGAAAGGTCAAATTCTGACTTAAGATCTAGTCCTACCGTGAGTCCATCACCTAAAAATCTCTCTTCAAATGATAAGCCAAAACTATTTCAACCCTACAAACTCGGTGAAGAGaagtaa